One stretch of Glycine soja cultivar W05 chromosome 7, ASM419377v2, whole genome shotgun sequence DNA includes these proteins:
- the LOC114420503 gene encoding uncharacterized protein LOC114420503 codes for MANAFATLASMFQLTPHGDLPYIEFRCHRKLAHYCLIEEEQDGNPRYFVIKRYIEDKEYLQKVSNNDKRMLQRLPAGFFLSGNILYKRNHGMVFLRCVDAREAE; via the coding sequence ATGGCCAATGCATTTGCCACtctggcatccatgttccaaTTAACCCCGCACGGGGAtttgccgtacatcgaatttaGATGTCACAGAAAACTTGCACATTACTGCTTGATAGAAGAGGAGCAAGATGGCAATCCTCGGTACTTCGTTATCAAGCGGTACATCGAAGACAAGGAATACCTACAAAAAGTCTCTAATAACGACAAGAGAATGTTGCAGAGGTTGCCAGCTGGCTTTTTCCTTAGTGGAAATATCCTGTACAAGAGGAACCATGGTATGGTTTTCCtccgatgtgtggatgccagggaggctgAGTAG